The Periplaneta americana isolate PAMFEO1 chromosome 10, P.americana_PAMFEO1_priV1, whole genome shotgun sequence genome includes a window with the following:
- the LOC138707955 gene encoding uncharacterized protein isoform X1 yields MKRIFMNGSATHSWSKPAIVGGKVQGVMRRPAEGGRLVIVHAGTYNGFIPGADLIFASNLKTGQDYHGAMNSETFQKWVERQLIVGLRDVGPSIIVMDNASYHNKAAEEQPTTKWRKDQLMTWLRQNGVPVSDNANKNELQQLCKRNKSHLKRHIVDELLAREGHTVLRLPPYHSFFNAIELVWSVAKNYYNKTVASRPGHGLDRAKSVWHEALSKVCS; encoded by the exons ATGAaacggatttttatgaatg GCTCTGCAACACATTCTTGGAGTAAACCAGCTATTGTTGGTGGTAAGGTTCAGGGAGTCATGCGTCGGCCTGCTGAGGGAGGAAGACTGGTCATCGTACATGCTGGAACCTATAATGGTTTTATTCCTG GTGCAGATTTAATATTTGCATCTAATTTGAAGACTGGCCAAGATTACCACGGTGCCATGAATAGTGAAACTTTCCAGAAGTGGGTGGAAAGGCAGCTTATTGTTGGTTTGAGAGATGTAGGTCCTTCCATCATTGTTATGGATAATGCATCGTACCACAATAAAGCTGCAGAGGAGCAACCCACAACAAAATGGAGAAAAGATCAGTTAATG ACATGGCTGAGACAGAATGGAGTCCCAGTGTCAGACAATGCAAATAAGAATGAATTGCAACAGCTCTGCAAAAGGAATAAAAGCCATTTGAAGAG ACATATTGTTGATGAACTTTTAGCAAGAGAAGGCCACACAGTTCTGAGACTCCCTCCATACCATTCTTTCTTTAATGCGATTGAGCTTGTGTGGTCAGTGGCAAAGAACTATTATAACAAAACAGTAGCTTCACGCCCAGGCCATGGCTTAGATCGAGCCAAGTCTGTATGGCATGAAGCACTCAGCAAGGTATGTAGTTAA
- the LOC138707955 gene encoding uncharacterized protein isoform X2, with the protein MKRIFMNGSATHSWSKPAIVGGKVQGVMRRPAEGGRLVIVHAGTYNGFIPGADLIFASNLKTGQDYHGAMNSETFQKWVERQLIVGLRDVGPSIIVMDNASYHNKAAEEQPTTKWRKDQLMTWLRQNGVPVSDNANKNELQQLCKRNKSHLKRHIVDELLAREGHTVLRLPPYHSFFNAIELVWSVAKNYYNKTVASRPGHGLDRAKSVWHEALSK; encoded by the exons ATGAaacggatttttatgaatg GCTCTGCAACACATTCTTGGAGTAAACCAGCTATTGTTGGTGGTAAGGTTCAGGGAGTCATGCGTCGGCCTGCTGAGGGAGGAAGACTGGTCATCGTACATGCTGGAACCTATAATGGTTTTATTCCTG GTGCAGATTTAATATTTGCATCTAATTTGAAGACTGGCCAAGATTACCACGGTGCCATGAATAGTGAAACTTTCCAGAAGTGGGTGGAAAGGCAGCTTATTGTTGGTTTGAGAGATGTAGGTCCTTCCATCATTGTTATGGATAATGCATCGTACCACAATAAAGCTGCAGAGGAGCAACCCACAACAAAATGGAGAAAAGATCAGTTAATG ACATGGCTGAGACAGAATGGAGTCCCAGTGTCAGACAATGCAAATAAGAATGAATTGCAACAGCTCTGCAAAAGGAATAAAAGCCATTTGAAGAG ACATATTGTTGATGAACTTTTAGCAAGAGAAGGCCACACAGTTCTGAGACTCCCTCCATACCATTCTTTCTTTAATGCGATTGAGCTTGTGTGGTCAGTGGCAAAGAACTATTATAACAAAACAGTAGCTTCACGCCCAGGCCATGGCTTAGATCGAGCCAAGTCTGTATGGCATGAAGCACTCAGCAAG tag